AAATTTATTTCATTAATATCATTCTGTCTACTGCCAAATACATGCAAACCTGTTCTAATTTGAGATTCTTTAATTTTGCAAAGAAAGGAATCAATTTCTTCTATTTGCAAATTTTTATTCTTTAAGGTAATTTCACTAAAATCTTTTTTAATTAATTCAAAAATGGAGTTTTCTATTATCTCAATACGATTTGAATTTAATAACTTCGCTTCAAAATATTCGTCTAAATAACTTTCTAATATTGAATATTTTCCATATAGTTCTGACCTATCCAAAGGAGGTGTTAAATGATCAATAATTGTGGCAGCAGTTCTTCTTTTAGCTTGGGATCCTTCTCCAGGATCATTTACGATAAAGGGATATATATTAGGTATTGCTGGACAAATAATATTTGGAAAACATTTATGGCTGAGACCTATTGATTTGCCAGGTAACCATTCAACAGTCCCATGTTTACCAATATGGCATATAGCATTTGCATTAAAAACTTTTTCTATCCAAAAATATTGAGCTAAATATCTATGGGGAGGTGGAAGATCAGGAGAATGAATATCTCTATCAGTGTAAGCGTCATAACCACGTTGAGGTTGAATCAATAATGTTATTTTTCCAAATCTAAGACCATTTATTGAGAAGCCTTTATTATCTAGATCGATTGCCTCAGATGGTTTACCCCAACGATTAACAATAATATTTTTTGGATCATTTTCTAAATAATTCCAATATTTTAAATACTCACAAAGTGGTAAGAAATCTAATGGTTCATTATTTTGAGATTCAATATCATTGGTTCTAGTTTTGATAAGCATTGACATTAATTCCGAAGAATCTTGAGGATAATTACAAGATCCAAGGTCATAACCTTCTTCTTTTAACCAATTAAGAATATTTATTATTGAGGATGGTGTATTTAGACCAACGCCATTACCGATTCTTCCATTCTTTACTGGATAATTACTTATTAGTAAACAAATTCTTTTATCAAAATTATTAAGTTTCTGAAGTTTCACATAATTTGTTGCTAATTTTGAAATCCATCGAATACCTACTTGATCAGCTTTATAACTCGTTATTTCACTATATAGTGTATTTTTCTTAGAAATTATTTCTTTAAATGCTGAAGGACAGGTAGTAATTCTTCCATCAAATTCGGGAATAATTATTTGCATTAATAAATCAGATGAATTCATTCCAATAGATGAATTTAACCACTTTTTTCTTGATGTATTAGAAGAAAGAAGCTGTAAAATTGGAATTTTAAGAGAAGTAAAAATATTTGTTGAATTTTCAATTAAATCGTTATTTTTGATTTGAGATGACGAAAATGAAGTTGTGGTAATTATTAGTTTAATATCTTCTTTTTTAAAAATCTCAATTAATTTCTTCTGAATAATATGATCTTTTAGTGTTGAAATAAAAAATGTTTTAGGAGATAGTCCGCATTCTCTTAATTGCAAGTTAAGTTTTTCGTTCACTTCAATTTCATTAGCCAAAAAAAGTGATTTATAGGATATTATTCCTATCTTTTCGCCTTTTTCATTTTTCCAATCATGTAAATATGGATCTGCATAAAAAGTAATATTTAAAAACTCATCAGGAATTAATTTTTCATCTACAACTAAATAATTTAAACAATTAAGAAACTTTCTATAATTATCCATCCCTCCAGATCTTAGTAATCTAGAAATATTTAATGCAATATTTTTATCTATACTACTTATTTCGCATAAGGAAATTTCCTGATCAATGGTACCTGATAGGATTACTAACTTCCTATTTTTATTAACTGCTTGCCAATTTAAAAGTTGTTCAATTCCGTAGTTCCATGTACCTTTATCTCCAAATATTCTAAGTACGACAACTTTTGCATAATTAATTGTTTTTAATAAATAATTATCTATTTGAGCTGAGGAATTTAAATTAGAAATTTCTAATGCTCTTATATTATTTTTTAATGAATCAAATTCTTTTTCTAAAAATAAGTTTGATATAAGATTTAAATCAGCCTTGACACTTGTTATAAAAATAAAATCTGCAGGTGGTTGCTCAATTAAATCATCCTTATTCTTTTCATTTCCAGCTATATTTATTATCCTGTGCATTTTTATATATAAATAAGGTTTAGAATACGTAAGTAGGATAAAACAATTTTACCTTAATTAAATAAATTAAATATGCATGAATTTCTTCCATACGCCTGGTTCGAAGGTAAATGTATTCCATTTAAAGAAGCAAAAATATCAATAGCTACTCATGCACTACATTACGGTACTGCTGCATTTGGAGGAATGCGAGCGATACCTAACCCAACAAACAAAGATGAATTCCTTTTGTTTAGAACTGATAAACATATAAAAAGGTTATCTCAAAGTGCAAAATTACTCTTAACTGAAATTTCTGAAGAATATATTTTTAAAGCCTTAGAAGAAGTTATAAAAAGAAACAAGCCAGAAAAACCTATTTATATAAGACCATTTGTATATACAAGCGATTTAGGTATAGCTCCAAGATTACACAATATTGAAACAGATTTCTTTATTTATTGTATTGAACTAGGAGATTATCTATCACCAGATGGTGTTTCTTGTAGAATGAGTAGCTGGACAAGACAAGAAGATAGATCTCTCCCCTTAAGAGGAAAAATAAGTGGAGCATATATTACTAGTTCATTAGCCAAAACAGAAGCTAGTTTATCGGGTTTTGATGAAGCCCTGCTATTAAATTCAAGTGGTAAGGTAAGCGAAGCTAGTGGTATGAATTTATTTATTGTAAGGAATGGGGACTTAATCACTCCTGGTGTTGATCAAGATATCCTTGAGGGGATTACTAGAGCTAGTGTAATTGAATTAGCAAAATCATTTGGAATAAATGTAGTTGAGAGGCCTGTTGATAAAACAGAATTATTAATAGCAGATGAAGTTTTTCTAACTGGTACAGCAGCAAAAATTACACCAGTTAAAAAAATTGAATCAACTGAATTAAATGTTGAAAGACCAATAATGAATAAATTAAAAAGTAAGCTTATAGAAATAACAGAAGGTCGTTCTCAAGACTATGATAATTGGGTAACGAGAATTTCACTAAAATAAATTAATTTTTGCCTAAAAATGGAATCTTTCAGAACCTATCTAAATAGAGATGAAAAACCATTAATTATTTTTGACGGAGGTACTGGAACATCTTTTCAGAACTTAAATCTTACTGCAGATGACTTTGGAGGAAAAGAATTAGAGGGATGTAATGAAAACCTTGTTTTATC
This region of Prochlorococcus sp. MIT 0604 genomic DNA includes:
- a CDS encoding branched-chain amino acid transaminase; translated protein: MHEFLPYAWFEGKCIPFKEAKISIATHALHYGTAAFGGMRAIPNPTNKDEFLLFRTDKHIKRLSQSAKLLLTEISEEYIFKALEEVIKRNKPEKPIYIRPFVYTSDLGIAPRLHNIETDFFIYCIELGDYLSPDGVSCRMSSWTRQEDRSLPLRGKISGAYITSSLAKTEASLSGFDEALLLNSSGKVSEASGMNLFIVRNGDLITPGVDQDILEGITRASVIELAKSFGINVVERPVDKTELLIADEVFLTGTAAKITPVKKIESTELNVERPIMNKLKSKLIEITEGRSQDYDNWVTRISLK
- the cobN gene encoding cobaltochelatase subunit CobN, which translates into the protein MHRIINIAGNEKNKDDLIEQPPADFIFITSVKADLNLISNLFLEKEFDSLKNNIRALEISNLNSSAQIDNYLLKTINYAKVVVLRIFGDKGTWNYGIEQLLNWQAVNKNRKLVILSGTIDQEISLCEISSIDKNIALNISRLLRSGGMDNYRKFLNCLNYLVVDEKLIPDEFLNITFYADPYLHDWKNEKGEKIGIISYKSLFLANEIEVNEKLNLQLRECGLSPKTFFISTLKDHIIQKKLIEIFKKEDIKLIITTTSFSSSQIKNNDLIENSTNIFTSLKIPILQLLSSNTSRKKWLNSSIGMNSSDLLMQIIIPEFDGRITTCPSAFKEIISKKNTLYSEITSYKADQVGIRWISKLATNYVKLQKLNNFDKRICLLISNYPVKNGRIGNGVGLNTPSSIINILNWLKEEGYDLGSCNYPQDSSELMSMLIKTRTNDIESQNNEPLDFLPLCEYLKYWNYLENDPKNIIVNRWGKPSEAIDLDNKGFSINGLRFGKITLLIQPQRGYDAYTDRDIHSPDLPPPHRYLAQYFWIEKVFNANAICHIGKHGTVEWLPGKSIGLSHKCFPNIICPAIPNIYPFIVNDPGEGSQAKRRTAATIIDHLTPPLDRSELYGKYSILESYLDEYFEAKLLNSNRIEIIENSIFELIKKDFSEITLKNKNLQIEEIDSFLCKIKESQIRTGLHVFGSRQNDINEINLFLCIARVPNAKRIGVVQYLAKNLKLDLNPWTNKYDQKLTEKDKKILLRFSNKKILNFRMAIDFLEQQAKYIIYLFFYKKKNNIKYLDKYKNQKIIDYFFNDKKHNNYFLLLKNEILNPIINSSYDEKISFINSLNGKYVKSGPSGAPTRGKTEALPTGKNFFSVDARGLPTESAWSVGCKSASQIIDLYKQENGEDLKHIAISVWATSTMRNGGEDICQILYLLGIQPIWDGPSRRVVDLEIIPLTVLDRPRVDVTLRISGMFRDAFPQLVKLTSKAINLISNLNEIDKFNPLAGALKNGDPINRIFGSAPGSYGAGLQELISNSNWENIDDFGESFLNWSKWIYSDNLEPIEDKKSLENALKNVQLVVHNQDNKEHDILDSDDYYQFQGGLSSAVKKLSGKLPEMYHGDLSKFGLSKISKLQEEINKVVISRILNPKWINGMKDNGYKGAFEFSATLDYLYAFDASTEVVSDWCYEEVYKSWLCDRDLRNFFLENNPWALRDIAQRFLEIVNRKMWNNCSSDVIENLKNIIINTDSIIEKNEF